In the genome of Phragmitibacter flavus, the window GCTGTCGAAGTGTTTTGAGGCTTGGGACAAAGGCGCGTTGGTGAAGTCTCCGGCGATGCAACGACGGATGGAGGAGGCACGGGTGTTGCTGACTCAGCAGGCAGGTGAGCGGATGTCGCGCGGGGCGCTGCGAAAAGGGTATGCGCAACTGAGTGCGGTGCTCAAGTCACGGGCGGGATAACCATTGATTTTTGCTAACTCAACAACTTACTTATGACTGAATCGCTGGATACTGTAAAAAGCGCGCTCGCTGAAGCGCGGGCTGAGATTGCCAAGGTTATTATTGGACAGCAGCATGTGATCGATCACGCGTTGATCGCGATCTTTACCGGTCATCATGTATTGGTGGAAGGCGTGCCTGGGGTGGGGAAAACGTTGCTGGTGAGGACACTGGCCAAGGTGTTGGGTGGTGACTTTGCGCGGATTCAGTTCACACCGGATTTGATGCCGGCGGATATTACCGGCACGAGTGTGTTTAACTTGAAGGACAATGATTTTGTGTTGGTGAAAGGGCCGGTGTTTACCAGTTTCCTGCTGGCGGATGAGATCAACCGGGCACCGGCGAAGACGCAGTCGGCCTTGTTGCAGGCCATGCAGGAGCGGTTGGTGACGATTGACAATGAGACCCATGAGTTGTCTTCGAGCTTCACGGTGTTTGCGACGCAGAACCCAGTGGAGTATGAGGGGACTTATCCGCTACCGGAGGCGCAGAAGGACCGGTTCATGTTTAAGGTGAATGTGGGATATCCGGATCGGAATGAAGAGCTGTCGTTGGCGAATCGAATGCTGGGAATCGCTTCGCCAGAGGCGGTGCTGGGGAGTGGTGAGGGGAGGGAGGGGGTGACAGCGGACCGCATTCTCGCATTGAGGCAGGCATTGCAGGGCGTGACGGTGCGCGAGGAGTTGGTGGCGTATGTGGTGGACATGGTGCGCGCAACTCGGGAGCACGAGGCGGTGCTGGTGGGGGCGGGTCCACGTGCGACGCAGTCATTGATTCTGGCGAGTCGCGCGCGGGCAGCGTTGGATTCGAGAGATTTTGTGACGCCGGATGATGTGCGCACATTGGCCGAACCGGTGTTGGGTCATCGACTGATTTTGCGCCCCGAGTTCGAGA includes:
- a CDS encoding AAA family ATPase; this translates as MTESLDTVKSALAEARAEIAKVIIGQQHVIDHALIAIFTGHHVLVEGVPGVGKTLLVRTLAKVLGGDFARIQFTPDLMPADITGTSVFNLKDNDFVLVKGPVFTSFLLADEINRAPAKTQSALLQAMQERLVTIDNETHELSSSFTVFATQNPVEYEGTYPLPEAQKDRFMFKVNVGYPDRNEELSLANRMLGIASPEAVLGSGEGREGVTADRILALRQALQGVTVREELVAYVVDMVRATREHEAVLVGAGPRATQSLILASRARAALDSRDFVTPDDVRTLAEPVLGHRLILRPEFEIEGLTIGELIGRVLEAVPVPR